One window of Choloepus didactylus isolate mChoDid1 chromosome 26, mChoDid1.pri, whole genome shotgun sequence genomic DNA carries:
- the LOC119520738 gene encoding olfactory receptor 13A1-like, with translation MSPLQTNAKVPGKEPNTDDHMELSPGVTPGCIGKSNQTQVTEFILQGFSEHPELQLPLFGCFFFLYTMALMGNTLIITVITCSCGLHSPMYFFLLNLATMDIICSSTVLPKVLAGLAWEENTISFQGCMTQLFFLVWSASSELLLLTVMAYDRYVAICRPLHYGTLMSLRLCLALAMGVWASCALNSSINIALMAQLSFCGPNVITHFFCEIPPLLLLSCSPTHVNSIMTTLADAFYGGINFLLTLVSYGYIIASILRIHSAEGKQKAFSTCSSHLIVVSIYYSAVFCAYISPASSYSPERSKLAGVLYTAISPTINPLIYTLRNQEFKAALGKLFPFCRH, from the coding sequence ATGTCACCTCTGCAGACAAATGCAAAGGTTCCAGGGAAAGAGCCCAACACTGATGACCACATGGAGTTGAGCCCAGGAGTCACACCTGGATGTATTGGTAAGTCCAACCAGACACAGGTGACAGAGTTCATCCTGCAGGGGTTCTCAGAGCACCCAGAACTGCAGCTGCCCCTGTTTGGCTGCTTCTTCTTCCTCTACACCATGGCCCTCATGGGCAACACTCTGATCATCACTGTCATCACCTGCAGCTGTGGTCTCCACagccccatgtactttttcctgtTGAACCTGGCCACCATGGACATCATCTGCTCTTCCACTGTGCTGCCCAAGGTGCTGGCAGGCCTGGCCTGGGAGGAAAACACCATCTCCTTCCAGGGGTGCATGACTCAGCTCTTCTTCCTTGTGTGGTCTGCATCCTCTGAGCTGCTGCTGCTCACAGTCATGGCCTATGACCGTTATGTAGCTATCTGTCGGCCCCTGCATTATGGAACCCTGATGAGCCTGAGGCTCTGCCTGGCACTGGCCATGGGAGTCTGGGCCAGCTGTGCTCTGAACTCCTCCATCAACATTGCTCTGATGGCACAGCTGTCCTTCTGTGGCCCCAATGTCATCACTCACTTCTTCTGTGAGATCCCCCCACTTCTGCTGCTCTCCTGCAGTCCCACTCATGTGAACAGCATCATGACCACTTTGGCTGATGCCTTCTATGGAGGCATCAACTTCCTGCTCACCCTGGTGTCCTATGGCTACATAATTGCCAGCATCCTACGCATCCACTCAGCTGAGGGGAAGCAGAAGGCCTTCTcgacctgctcctcccacctcatCGTGGTCTCTATCTACTACTCAGCTGTGTTCTGTGCCTACATCAGCCCAGCCTCCAGCTACAGCCCTGAGAGAAGCAAACTGGCTGGAGTGCTGTACACAGCTATCAGTCCCACCATAAACCCACTCATCTACACACTGAGGAACCAAGAGTTCAAGGCAGCCCTAGGGAAACTCTTCCCCTTTTGTAGACATTAA